The window CGTCGATCAACGCCGTGGTGATCGGGTCGAGGCCGGTGGTGGGCTCGTCGAACAGCACGATCTGAGGCTCCAGGGCGATGGCCCGGGCGAAGCCGACCCGCCGGCGCATCCCGCCGGATAGCTGGCCGGGCATCTTGTCGTCCACCCCTTCGAGGCGCACCAGGTCGAGGCAGCGGGACACTCGCCGGTCGATCTCCTGCCGCGGCAGTTCGCGCCGTCGGCGCAGCGGAAAGGCGACATTCTCGAACACCGTCATGGAGTCGAACAGGGCGCCCTCCTGGAAGGCCATGCCGTAGCGTTGGCGGAACTGCGTCAAGTCGCGTCCGTCGAGGGTTGCGAGGTCCACGCCGTCCACCACCACCGTGCCGTCGTCCGGCTGGAGGAGGCCGATGATGTGCTTGAGCAACACGCTTTTGCCGCTGCCGGAGCCGCCGATGATCACCAGCGATTCGCCCTCTCGGATGTCCAGGTCGAGTCCCTTCAACACCTGCTTGTCGCCGAAAGACTTGCGCAGGCCGGAGAGCCGGATCTTGACCGGGGCGTCGGCAGCGGTGATGTCCTGGGAGGTTTCCGTCGTCATCGCAAGAGCGGCATCAGAACAGGAGCTTGGTGAGCAGCAGGTCGGCGAACAGGATGGCGATGGAGGCCATCACCACCGCCTGGGTGGTCGCCCGGCCGACGCCCTCGGCGCCGCCGGTGGTGTAGTACCCCTTCTGGCAGCCGATGAGCGCGATCAGCAACCCGAAGACCGCTGCCTTCAACAGGCCGGAGAGAAGGTCGTTCAGTTCCAGGAACCGGAAGGTGTTCTCCAGGTAGGTCACCGGATTGGCGCCCAGCAGCACCACCGCGATCAGGTAGCCGCCCCAGATTCCGACAGCGTTGCCCATCGCCACCAGCATCGGCAGGGTCAGGGTGGTGGCCCACACCCGCGGCACCACCAGGTAGTGGACCGGGTTGGTGGCCATCACCTCCAGAGCGTCGATCTGCTCCGTCACCCGCATGGTGCCCAGCTCCGCGCCCATCGCCGAGCCACAGCGGCCGGCGACGATCAGGCCACCGATCACCGGCGACAGCTCGCGCACCATCGACAACGCCACCAGCGAGCCCACGAAGCCCTCGGCGTTGAAGCGCTGTAGGGTGTTGAAGGTCTGGAGGGCCAACACCATGCCGGTAAACATGGCGGTCAACAGCACCACCGGAATCGAGTCCACCCCCACCTTGACCATCTGGCGCAGTAGCTCCCGCACCTCCCAGGGGCGCCGCGGCGTCCAGCGCAGCACCTGACCGAGCATCAAGAACATGCGCCCGATCTCGGTGACGGCGTGAGTCACCACAGGCCCTGTCCCCGGCTGCCGGAAAAGCGGGCGGAGAGTTCTTCGCAACGCCCTCTGGAGCGGTAGCGCCGCGGCATCCGGAGGCCGAGGAGGCAGAGCAGCTCCCAGGGGATGGTGCCGGCGGCGTCTGCCAGGTCCCAGGCGGTGATCGCCTGGTCGCCGCGGCGACCGAGGAGCACCACCTCGTCGCCGAGGGCGGCGTCCGTGTCGGTGAGGTCGATCATCGACATGTCCATGGTGACGGAACCCACCACCGGTACCCGGTGCACCTTCCCGCCGCTGGTTGGCAGCAGGGCGGTGGCTCCGGGGTCCCGGGAGATGCCGTCGGTCAGTCGCCAGGCGTAGCCGTCGGCGTAGCCCACCGGCACCACCCCGATGCGGCAGGGACGCTCCGCCCGCCAGCGCCCACCGTAGCCGACGGCCCCGCCGGCCGGGACCGTTCGCACCTGAACCACCCGTGTGACCACGGACATCACCGGCTCCAGCTCCCTCGCCGTCCGGTGAGCCGGATCGAGGCCGAAGAGACTCAGGCCGAAGCGCACCAGATCGCGCCGGGTGGACGGCCGGTGGAGGCCGGCGGCACTGTTCGCCAGGTGGATCTCCAGGCGCACCCGCTCGTCCCCCGTCAGATGGCCGAGGACGCGCTC is drawn from Acidobacteriota bacterium and contains these coding sequences:
- the alr gene encoding alanine racemase, translated to MADPETEPEPTGSSLTAALRPAWVEVDLDALAANLAALRRRIAPARVMAVLKADAYGHGAARVGQLLEAQGVEWIAVALLEEGAELRRAGVSCPILVLGTAQPSQLPLYRRYGLTPTVSSLDQLDLWSAARTARGRRQPLHLKVDTGMNRLGLSLDELPTAFDRLRADRTLRLTGLMTHFAEADQPGSLRNDAQEQAFERVLGHLTGDERVRLEIHLANSAAGLHRPSTRRDLVRFGLSLFGLDPAHRTARELEPVMSVVTRVVQVRTVPAGGAVGYGGRWRAERPCRIGVVPVGYADGYAWRLTDGISRDPGATALLPTSGGKVHRVPVVGSVTMDMSMIDLTDTDAALGDEVVLLGRRGDQAITAWDLADAAGTIPWELLCLLGLRMPRRYRSRGRCEELSARFSGSRGQGLW
- a CDS encoding ABC transporter ATP-binding protein, producing the protein MTTETSQDITAADAPVKIRLSGLRKSFGDKQVLKGLDLDIREGESLVIIGGSGSGKSVLLKHIIGLLQPDDGTVVVDGVDLATLDGRDLTQFRQRYGMAFQEGALFDSMTVFENVAFPLRRRRELPRQEIDRRVSRCLDLVRLEGVDDKMPGQLSGGMRRRVGFARAIALEPQIVLFDEPTTGLDPITTALIDEVILAMLDRLGSTAVTITHDMTSAFRIADRIGLLHRGEIVALDEPEAFRRHPDPRVQQFIHGEVDEAFAASPQR
- a CDS encoding ABC transporter permease, whose amino-acid sequence is MVTHAVTEIGRMFLMLGQVLRWTPRRPWEVRELLRQMVKVGVDSIPVVLLTAMFTGMVLALQTFNTLQRFNAEGFVGSLVALSMVRELSPVIGGLIVAGRCGSAMGAELGTMRVTEQIDALEVMATNPVHYLVVPRVWATTLTLPMLVAMGNAVGIWGGYLIAVVLLGANPVTYLENTFRFLELNDLLSGLLKAAVFGLLIALIGCQKGYYTTGGAEGVGRATTQAVVMASIAILFADLLLTKLLF